A single genomic interval of Aureliella helgolandensis harbors:
- a CDS encoding GIY-YIG nuclease family protein, translating into MEVALDEVVFSDFGDDPLFPFARTGLFRVEGATPQELRTQIKQFSPRCPGVYGMLDRLGRLIYVGKSKSLRNRLMSYFLPHNEEDKAGRIVQSSCAIVWEPQPSEFAALLREQYLIRNFQPRFNVQGLPKRQQPIFICLGRAPAEQLYTARRDEAKALVQLGPLFGAGRANRAVEVLNRLFKLRDCGSKQPCSFTDQLQLFDIELRPGCIRLEIATCLGPCISACSRGAYESQVVRAQAFLEGSDESVLDELEQAMRIAAQKMHFEQAAVLREDWKAVRWLYRRASDLARARQQYTFVYPVKGTSCHRTPGKPSSNFDIWYLIRRGIIEAAVAAPQTDEELKKKEKLINLWLNQDQYIGGSFSPRSETLALVTSWFRNTTGEIRKTFLPEACMVPNPKPTSLGRAKSRAQTRKSRPVSLS; encoded by the coding sequence ATGGAAGTAGCACTCGATGAGGTGGTGTTTAGCGATTTTGGCGACGACCCCCTGTTTCCGTTTGCCCGAACGGGCCTCTTCCGCGTCGAGGGGGCCACACCGCAAGAATTGCGAACTCAAATCAAGCAGTTTTCTCCCCGTTGCCCCGGCGTCTATGGGATGCTCGATCGGCTGGGCAGGCTGATCTACGTCGGAAAATCAAAGAGTCTCCGCAATCGACTCATGAGCTACTTTCTGCCCCATAACGAAGAGGATAAGGCGGGGCGAATTGTTCAGTCGAGCTGTGCGATCGTGTGGGAGCCCCAGCCGAGCGAGTTTGCCGCGCTGTTGCGCGAACAGTACTTAATTCGCAACTTTCAGCCACGGTTCAACGTTCAAGGACTTCCAAAACGTCAGCAACCGATCTTCATTTGCCTGGGACGGGCGCCCGCTGAACAACTCTACACCGCACGACGCGACGAGGCTAAGGCTCTAGTCCAATTGGGCCCGCTGTTCGGTGCCGGTCGTGCTAATCGTGCGGTCGAGGTACTGAATCGGCTGTTCAAACTGCGCGATTGCGGAAGCAAGCAGCCCTGCAGTTTTACCGATCAATTGCAGCTGTTTGATATTGAGTTGCGTCCGGGCTGTATTCGCTTGGAGATCGCAACTTGCTTAGGCCCCTGCATCTCTGCCTGTTCGCGTGGAGCGTACGAGTCGCAGGTTGTTAGGGCGCAGGCGTTTCTCGAGGGTAGCGATGAAAGCGTGCTGGATGAATTGGAGCAAGCCATGCGAATCGCGGCCCAAAAAATGCATTTTGAGCAAGCCGCGGTATTGCGCGAAGACTGGAAAGCCGTGCGGTGGCTGTACCGACGCGCCTCGGATTTGGCGCGGGCTCGACAACAATACACCTTTGTCTATCCGGTAAAGGGCACGAGTTGCCATCGCACGCCAGGCAAGCCTTCCTCCAATTTTGACATCTGGTATTTGATTCGTCGCGGAATCATTGAAGCGGCAGTGGCCGCACCCCAGACTGACGAGGAATTGAAAAAAAAAGAAAAGCTCATCAACTTGTGGCTTAACCAAGACCAATACATTGGGGGGAGCTTTTCTCCCCGATCTGAAACGCTTGCTCTGGTCACTAGTTGGTTTCGCAATACCACAGGCGAGATTCGCAAGACGTTCTTGCCAGAAGCTTGCATGGTTCCTAACCCCAAGCCAACCTCTTTGGGGAGGGCGAAATCTCGTGCTCAGACGCGCAAATCCCGCCCGGTCTCCCTTTCTTAA
- a CDS encoding sugar phosphate nucleotidyltransferase — MRVRKAIITAAGVDRTQLPLQTVVDRVGRVRTALDLLIDEVVAAGIEEIAVVIRPGLKPDFKQAATDHAATLEFIEQDHPRGYGDAVLRTRAFVGNAPFLHLVHDHLYVSRSRVACAKQLIDIAERENCAVSAIQATRENQLAYFGAIGGIPIPRQSRLYEIRTVIEKPTPTEAEQKLMVAGQRAGHYLCLFGMHVLTSEIFDLLQHDLERLPAGASLNLSGALAQFASSHRYLAAELEGVRYDIGEKYGLLIAQLAIALSGDDRDRILTEMLELVAKSSPHA, encoded by the coding sequence ATGAGAGTTCGCAAAGCAATTATCACCGCAGCAGGCGTAGACAGGACTCAGCTTCCTCTACAGACAGTCGTCGACCGGGTAGGTAGGGTTCGCACCGCCCTGGACCTGCTGATCGACGAAGTTGTGGCCGCCGGAATCGAGGAGATCGCAGTTGTCATTCGTCCTGGGCTCAAACCAGACTTCAAGCAGGCTGCCACCGATCATGCAGCCACGCTGGAGTTCATTGAACAAGACCATCCCCGTGGGTACGGAGATGCCGTGCTGCGAACTCGTGCGTTTGTCGGAAACGCCCCCTTTCTGCACCTCGTCCACGACCATCTTTACGTCAGTCGCAGTCGTGTGGCGTGTGCCAAACAATTGATTGATATTGCAGAACGCGAGAATTGTGCGGTATCCGCGATTCAGGCCACGCGTGAGAATCAATTGGCGTATTTCGGAGCTATCGGAGGGATCCCCATTCCGCGGCAGAGTCGGCTCTACGAGATCCGCACGGTGATTGAAAAACCGACTCCCACCGAGGCTGAACAAAAATTGATGGTGGCAGGCCAACGCGCTGGACACTACCTATGCCTGTTCGGAATGCACGTTCTCACTTCGGAAATCTTTGACCTGCTTCAACACGATCTCGAAAGATTGCCAGCCGGAGCGTCGCTCAACCTCTCAGGTGCTTTGGCGCAGTTTGCCAGCTCCCACCGCTATTTGGCTGCTGAGCTCGAGGGAGTGCGATACGACATCGGCGAAAAATATGGTCTGCTCATCGCGCAGCTGGCTATCGCACTTTCTGGCGACGATCGCGATCGCATCCTGACGGAAATGCTGGAGCTGGTTGCGAAATCCAGCCCCCATGCGTAA